The sequence CTTAGTAGGTACATGAAGTATAAATGTATATGGTGTACTACCCAGTACCCTACAGTACTATATTTGTTATTGATCTTTTTGGTACAATTATAGAATCCTATGCTTGGGACTTGAACACGGATGAGCCCCCACATAcatattgtgtttttttaaaattttttttatagaagcGATATTGGGTAGAAGGAATTCGAACACAGGACTTCGGGTGCAGAGAAAACTATTCTTAAACACTTGAGGCACACAAGTCCCTTAAACATTTTCATGTTCTTGCTTAATTATGTGGGAAAGTCTAGAGATTGATTATAGAAAGGCAAGAAATTTTAAGGATGGCTAAATGGActgattaatttaatatatatctAACAAAACAGAGAATTAACATATGTGATGAGGACAAGGCAGAGCCAGAAAGATGCCAATCATCAAACCACGCTGCCATGCCATGCCACTATTGAATATATGGATAGGAACCTGTACCCATCTTTCCCTCACTGCATTAAATATTTAGCAGCCACGgacgaagaagaaagaaaaaaaacttattcaTAATTTGATATGATCAAGCAAGCACAAAATGTTCGCAACAACCAACTAGCTAAGCAACTAGATGCAATCCCTCTTTCAAAACCTACTCATActctcaaacaaaaatatgctGTCTCTCTGGTAATATTTACTTGACTGATGATATGTTTTTCTGAACTTGCATATATAatgaaaagcaaaaggaaTATTAATGACCTGAAATCGTACATGCATTCAGAAAGCCAATTGCTAGGTACTAGATTAACAATCTTAACACCACCATATATGTTTAAGCGGGAATCTTAGGCAGCAGTTGAGGTATTTACTACCACCACATTAATACATTCTAAacattaattaagcaaaacaTGAGCGAAGATTACAGAGCATCATCACTAGCTATAAGAGGTACCTTTGGCCCAGATCCATGGCCAAATATTGACATCATCAAGGCCATTAAGATTTATGGCAGCCTCGGTTGCCTCCACTGGTCACTCTGCTGAATCGAAAGCACAATGTTGAAGTAGGCGAGCCAGcatcctcctcttcctcaAAGTCTCCCGTGGAGTCAAACGATGAGCTTCTGCTCGAAAACCGGCTCCTCCTTCCATGGAACTTCCTTGTGCTCACTGGCACATGCATAGATGAATCTGATGAAGAAAACAATGATGAAGAAGGTGAGGAAtgtgaagaaggagaagatggTACATGGGTTTTCTTATTGAGACTTATTTTTGGGAAAAAGGTGTGTAAAAGATTGGATCTTGAGTgctttttggttggtttttggAAGGAATTTGAATAGTACGAAGGAGGAGGAGTGAGAGGAGGAATTGGGTCATCACTGAATGTGTGTTTTGGGGTGCCAGGCTGAGATTCCCAGATGAATGGAACACTACCAGCCAGACCTCCATAGTAGACCTTGAAAGATGGATTGGCCATGGAGCTTTCCTTGGACAGAAGCCTAGAGAAGAACTTGTTTTCATCTTGGGATTTTTGAGGAAGCTCAGGGTTGCCAGTGTTCAACATCTTTGGCTCTTTGGCTCTTTGGCTCTTTGGCTCTTGAGTGAGTTAGAAGAAGGGGCTTCGACTTCAAGTGGTGAGAGAAGGTGGAAGTAGGAGAGGAGGCAAATTTAGTCCTCTCAAGTTGGGACTAAATAAATCCACAACACATCAAGTCAAACAAACATGATGCGTtcataatataaattaatctaaCCATGTTGAGCAGGCATAATTACTAAATTGTTACTTTAATTACATGAAGTTTTCTCCGCAGATTTGTGTGATCAATCAAACGGATGACGTGGGCTCAATAGGGCCGTTGAATGCTAAATCAAGAAGAATATGTAGTTGTTGCAAGGGATATATCATTGGGTCTGAAATAACAAATCAGTAATTGGGTATCCATCGTTTGTGGTCCTTTGGCACTGTACTCCTGATTAAGGCTTATTGTTCGATTTTAATTAACTCTCTTCAGAAAATTTCTTAAACTGCCTTGCACCGCGAACACATCGGCCTCATACTaactgctaaaatatgaaaactatgagagaatattttgTGAAAAGTGATAATCTGATGTATATTACTTGTGCATTTAGTCATAACAATTACAAGGATATATAGCAAATTGTACAGAAACATATATGGAAAGAAGTAATAACTACAGCCTAAACTACAGGGATTGCTGGATTAGAGAAGGAAACAGAATCAACTAAAGATCTGCAGCAATCTACTCCTATGATTGAGATTTGATATcgtaacactccccctcaagttggagagtGAAGGTTCAGAACTCCTAACTTGCGAATAATCATATTGAAGGAATCTCTTCCAAGTGGTTTTGTGAAGATGTCTGCCAACTGGTGGGAAGAAGGCGTGTATGCAGTAGTAATCATCCCAGATTGAATTTTCTCCCGTACCAAATGACAGTCCAACTTGATATGTTTTGTACGCTCATGAAAAACTGGATTCGCTGCTATGTGTAGTGCAGCTTGATTGTCACAATGCAAAACAGCGGGCTCTTGAATATTGACTTGAAAATCTTGTAACAAGTATCTCAACCAAGTTATCTCACAAGTTGCATGTGCCATGGCTCGATATTCGGCTTCGACTGAAGAGCGTGAGACAACATTCtgcttctttgttttccatgATATTAGTGCGTCCCCAAGAAAGGTACAATACCCAGTGGTAGATCTTCTTGTAGTTGGGCAGCTTGGCCCAGTCAGAGTCACAAAAGGCTGTCAGCTTTAAGTTGTTTTCTGAAGGAAACAAAAGTCCTTGGCCGGGTGAACCCTTTAGATATCGCAAAACTCGAAGTACTGCCTCAAGGTGTGGCTTGCGTGGTTGGTGCATGAATTGGCTAAGTATATGTACTGAGTAAACAATGTCTGGCCTGGTTATAGTAAGGTATATGAGGCGCCCAACAAGTCTCCTATAGTGAGCAGGGTCATGTAACAAATCACCATCAGTTGGAGTCAGCTTTAACTTTTGCTCCATGGGAAAATCATATGGGCGTGCTCCGAGAAGACCAGCATCTTTTATAATATCCAAGGTGTATTTTCGTTGAGAGATGACAATTCCACGCTTGGATCTTGACACTTCAATGCCCAAAAAGTATTTAAGGTCACCTAGGTCCTTGATACGAAATTTTTCATGAAGGACTCCCATGAGAGATTTAATGGAGGCTGGATCATTGCCTGTAATTATAATGTCGTCAACATAAATCAATAAAGCAGTGAAAGATGAGCCATGTGACCTGGTGAATAGAGAGTAGTCTGCCTTGGACTGATTAAATCCCACCATTTTTATAGCGttggaaaatttggaaaaccaATTTCGTGATTCTTGTTTAAGTCCATATAGTGACTTGTTGAGTCGACACACAAGATTCTCCCCTTGTCGACGAAAGCCCGGTGGGGGAAGCATATATACTTCCTCATCAAGATGTCCGTGGAGGAACGCATTTTGGACGTCGAGTTGGTGAAGAGGCCAATGTCTAGCAGCAGCAATAGCAAGCAAGCATCGGACAGTGACAAGTTTGGCGGTGGGGGAGAAGGTCTCATGATAGTCAAGGCCTTCTTGTTGGGTGTAGCCTTTAGCCACTAACCGAGCTTTATAACGCTCAATGGTGCCGTCTGAACGATGTTTGATTTTATACacccatttgcaaccaatGGGCTTGTGACCATGAGGCAGGGACGTAAGGGTCCATGTGTTATTTTGCTCCAAAGCAGTAATCTCGGCAGTCATGGCTTGCTGCCAATTGGGGTCATTTGCAGCTTGATCATAAGACGTGGGCTCTGTTTGACCTGAAATAACAGCTAAGAAAGAATGATGTGCGGGTGATAGACGTgcataagaaacaaaatttgacaAGGAATAACGAGTACCTTTCTTAGAACTTGGCATAGAGTCGGACAATGGAACTTGGGTATGCAACATAGCATGAGACACTTTATAATCACGATGCCAAATAGGAGGTCGTGTAGGACGAGTGGAGTGACGGGTTGGTTCTAGATGAGGAGATGGGTGAGCCGTCACCGAGGAATCTGGTTCTGTAGGGGCGGAAGCGATGGGAAGAGTTGGAGGAAGAGAAACCGGATCCGGCGAGGCAAGATGAGTGTCTTTGCAAGAGGAGTTATGGTGGTCCGCATGAATGGTGGAAGAATTATTAGATTCATCCACAGGAATGACAGAAGGTGACTCCTCCACTGAAGGATGAGATTGGTCCAGATGTTGTGAAACATCATGTTGATGAGGAGATGTGAAGGATGGAGTCATACATGGCTCATGAGAAGAGTCTATGCATGGCAAAACAATTGGGTTTGGCCGTGTGTCACCTGCAGAGTTTGAATAAGGAAAAACATTCTCATAAAAAATGACATCACGACTAGAGAAAAATTGTTTTGTGGTGAGATCATAAAGGCGATATGCCTTTTGCCCGACAGGGTAGCCAATGAAGATACAACGACGGGCACGTGAGTCAAATTTCTGGACAGGATGGACGTTTGTGGCATAGCAAAGACACCCAAAGACTCGCAAGTGATCCAATGAGGGTGCACGATCATAGAGTAGTTCAAAAGGGGACTTTCCTGACAACAAAGGAGTGGGCATGCGATTAATTAGATAGGTAGCAGTAAGGACACATTCACCCCAAAAGATTAAAGGAACATTTGAATGAAATCGTAAAGCACGAGCAACATTTAAAATGTGGCGATGTTTACGCtcaaccactccattttgttgaggAGTATAGACACATGTAGTTTGATAAAGGATGCCATGCTCCATAAAAAATGGGCGCATAGAAGCAAACTCGCTGCCATTGTCAACACGTATTGCTTTTATATCGCGATTAAATTGAGTACGAACAAAAGCATGAAAAGATTTTAATAATGGCTGAGTTTCAGATTTGAAGCGCATCAAATATAACCAAGTGCAACGAGTATAGTCATCTACAATGGTTAAAAAGTAGCGTGCACCATAATGAGAAGGAACTTTATGAGGtccccaaatatcacaatgaattaaagaaaaaggttcAGTAGAAGAAATTGAACTTCTACCAAAAGGCAATCTAGTTTGCCGTGCATAATGACATGCATCACAATGATGAGAAGAGTTAGAAGAAATAGCTGGATTTATTTTAGTAAGTAATTGTAGGCGAGCAGGTGAAGGGTGACCGAGACGTTGATGCCAAAAATTTGATGAAGTGGAAACGTGATTTGAGGATGGATGAGTAGGAATAAGGTGAATATAATAGAATCCGCCATGTTGTTTACCCAAGCCAATTGTCTTCTTCGTTGCCAAATCCTGCAAAAGACAAAAATCAGGAAAAAAGAGGACACAACAATTCAGAGATTTGGTAAGCTTGCTAATAGACATTAAATTAACTCTAAAAGAAGGGACACAAAGAACATTGTGTAAAGAAATATTGGAATCAAAAGACATGGACCCAATGGAATGTATTGGAGCGTTAGCGCCAGTAGGTAATTTAATAGATGAAAGAGTCGATGAAGAAGACGAttgagaaaaaattgaaggttGGGATGTGATGTGATCCGTTGCACCACTATCAAGAATCCAAACCTGTGAAAAATTATTGGAAGAAactgaattttgaaaatcagaaaaataagaaCTTGCCAGACCAGTAATGTTTGTTTCCACGTGATTGGCAAAGGTGGAGCAAAACTGATCCATGATCAAGAGTAGAATTTTGAGATACAGAGAGCtctcaaacaaaataataaaaaacgaCCATACGGctaagaagaaatcaaatcgTGGTGAAGATCCCAGAGCCtattgctctgataccatgtgaAAAGTGATAATATGatgtatattatatttataatacaacgaaacctgaatgggcaagtaaataataaattcctaaatctatttgcagtaggaaatcaggaattaaagtaaatcaattacaattataatatgaattcttggtgtgtaaggaaagtaagtcaatatccacaagtcacgccaacactccccctcacgttggtgcatagctGTCgtcaatgcccaactgatctagtgaattgtggaatgctttactggaaatcgcctttgtcaaaatatccaccaattgatcctcggatttcacaaaatgcgcaatctggtccatgtgtcggggtcgttagtcgagaagtcataatctgtgcagcggaagatgcataggatacaagttgagtaggaattgggatcggaatctgagcctgagtcgaggccggagtcggagtcgaaatcaggatcagggtctgaatcagagacaaattctGGGTCGAGGTAGTCTTCGGAGTcagggtcggggtcggggtcgtcttcggagtcggggtctaggtcggggtcgtcttcgaAGTCGAGGTCGGGGCCttcttcggagtcggggtcggggtcgtcttcgaagtcggggtcggggtcagGGTCGGAGTCGGGGTCTAGATCAggttcggggtcaaagtctgcatctgtaggagccgagccatctgggcactcaactcaacgatggttggtggagaatgagagaatgagtcggtggtgctacctccatgagggttgaaaaaatcatcaacccccataacactaaataaaataatctctattacaataggacaaaatataattaataagtAACCAAAACTCTAATGAAATAAGGACTCACCAACACTAACAACCCAAATGGAGGCCTATAATTTAGCTGGTAACATAATTATGTAACATTTAAAGATAAGCACATATTGGATGTGAAAGAACGTGCATGAGCAATTTGACCTTTGCGTAGTAAAATGGGTCTTTTGATGGATAGAATTTGATTCGTGCATGACATGATGCATACCCTTCGTCGAACCCATGTTCAACACACCTTCTTTTGTCAAACAAGTATCATGCCACAATAAATTATGTGCATTCTTAGAGGAATTGTTCAAAGTCTTAAGTTCCTGGCTCTAAAGTCGCACTCatgtaattattattattttttgtattttggacGGTCacaattatttaattataccAAAGTCTTTAATAACAGAGAGACTAGAATCTTGCCCGTAAACAAAAAGGGTGGTTTGTTCTATTTGTCCTAATAATTCAGTACTGACCCACATCTCGAAACACTTAAAATCACTTTTACTAATACCGCTTTTATTAGAGGCAAGTAAtgttttcaataaaaaccCCCTTACGTACTATGATCATATCTCTACTGACTACTGGTAtttgtatataattatttgAATTCCTTTTgtcataaacaaaaacataatcTAATCTCTTTATGACGAAAAGCAAGAAAGTGACATGAATTTATTAGATTTCAGTTGCATGCAGCATGCCCTCATAACTCTCTCTCGATCAAATGGCTTCTGTGGTCGCAACTGCTACACGCCTAAAAGTTGGTGAAGCCAAAATTGCCATTTTGCTATTTGCTAGGACATGTGTTTTCTCTGTGTGGAATTGTCCCTTTCATTTCTTCAAAGGATGAAAGGGAGGGAAATCTTTTAATTGGGCCTGCGTTTTTAAACTTTGCGGCCCACTCTAAACTCTCATAAGAAACGGACCACTGACATGTTTCCTATTTTGGACATGGAACACATGAATTCAATACTTCGGCCCAACAGAAGTAAATTCAAACTCATACTTCGCTTTTTACAGTGTATGAAAGTTGAAACGGTAACCTCAATACCTCATAATGTTCCTTGAGGTTAAAGTGACAACAAAGTTGGTTTGCACACAAACCCACAATGACACAAAACAGTTGATaaagtgagagtgagagacaATATCAACCAAACTATCTTTGGTTGGTTCCacttttatgttctttttctttttagtagtattcttttcttaattcctCACTTATATCTAATTCATTCTTTTAATGTATTCAGTTAGTTAGTATTATGTAGCTACTATTGTACCGCATTTATAGACTTCTTCTGAACTCTTTATACGTAACGTCACACGTATTTCTTAAAGATATGACATGTTGAGAAAACAATAACAGCCCAACAGCCCAAGCCAAAGAGGACAAAGTGCTTTTTCTTAACGCGCTTTTATGATTACCCAGAAGGCAGAAGCCCGTTAGGTGATATGGCTTTTTGTTGCCGTTGAAAAACGAACGACACTCGCGCGTACAATGCCCCCACCATTTTCAAAAATCAATGCGCATATCACTCCATTACATTTCCCTCCTTTCCCACGTGTCATCTCAACTCATCTCCGGCCTTTCCAATAAGGCCCATAAAAACAGCATTATATCTCCTCATCTACTCCTGCAACATCCGTAAAACACTCCAAACCTCAAGGGTAACTATGGAACTTCAAATAATCCAAACgtctcttttgatttttggttttttattttatttttatgtttccCTCTTGTCTCGATTTTGGCTATGTACTAATAGCCGTGCTTCTTAGGTTTGTGTGACTGAAGACTCTGAGCTCTGCTCAAACTATAACCAAACATCATTACTTGCTAATTTTATCTCCCACCAAACTCCTTCTGTTCATAAAAAGTCTTGCGTTTCTGAAAGTTTGGatctttgtttttcattttgttgggATTTCATTTCAGTTGTCGGGTTTTAATATGGAGCCTGATTCGGGTTTGGATGTGAAGAAGGAGAGGGTTTTCAGGGCAGAGATCGATACTTCAGCTCCTTTTGAATCGGTGAGGGAGGCAGTGAGTCGATTCGGTGGAATCGGTTACTGGAAACCCTCTCAGACTAAGCCTTCCGGGCCTGAGGTATGCTCCCGCTTACTTTCTTTCTCTCCAGACGAATAAAGatagggtttttcttttggaaaattaagaaattggGAATGAGGTTTTATTTTAAAGCAGAAAAATTACATGGATTGGGATTTCTGGCCAAGGTCAGGAGGAAGTTTGAGTTAAATGTACTTTTGTGTTCTTTAAAGTTGGTTGTTGGTTCACATTGTTAATTGTAATGGAGGTGCACTCTCACATTGAACAACCCAAGTGATCCGTTTGCTTCCAAACATAGTTTCACTTTTAAAGAAATTTGTGACTGTCAGTTTGTGTGCCAAAGAGTATGCACTAGCTTATTAGGGATTAGCTGTCTGTTCCTGCCATTGTTGGATTTTATGGCTTTATGGCTCAAGAAGATCCCGCAGGATAATCTTTTCGTGTGGAGAAAACCGGGGTATTGTGTTTACTTTAGTCTCAAAGCAATAGTGGATTATGTCACTGTAGGGGACTCAAGGTTTTGGTTTGTTCCATAATGTAGTGTTTTCTGATACATCTTGCCATATATTAGTATGTAATTCCACTGAAGGGGAGATTACTAAGTTGTAACTCTGGGCTCTTTTGGTGTTCAAATCAATTTTTAGGGTACCCATTTTATAGAATTACTGGACCATGACCTCCTAAGACCCTGATTCTCTATATATTTCCTGTCATAGAGAGACTGGCTGTAACTCCTTAAGCCCCAGATTTTCTATCTTTCTGCATCCACAACTTCATGAATGAGAGTGGTTACTTGATAACCGAAGCTGGCTTTGTACAGTTAaattttctgtcttttttgttCTGCTGATATCTCTCGTATAagtgtttttccttctttataGTAATTATTTCTTCCCCTTCTGTTTAGTGCTTACCGAGATGCTAAATGAAGCATGGTTTCTCGTTTTATGTGTTTAATAACCTTATCGTATGGTGACGTTTCTCCTATTAACAGCATGACATGGAAGAGGTTGGCACTGCGAAACTGGAGGAGCAGGCTTTACAGTTGGAGAAGGATCTCACTTTGANGAAAAGGAAACTCTGGATGTTCTAATAGAACTTGAACAAACTAAAAAGGTTATTGATGAGTTAAAAAAGAAG comes from Prunus dulcis chromosome 6, ALMONDv2, whole genome shotgun sequence and encodes:
- the LOC117632354 gene encoding uncharacterized protein LOC117632354, which gives rise to MLNTGNPELPQKSQDENKFFSRLLSKESSMANPSFKVYYGGLAGSVPFIWESQPGTPKHTFSDDPIPPLTPPPSYYSNSFQKPTKKHSRSNLLHTFFPKISLNKKTHVPSSPSSHSSPSSSLFSSSDSSMHVPVSTRKFHGRRSRFSSRSSSFDSTGDFEEEEDAGSPTSTLCFRFSRVTSGGNRGCHKS